The genomic stretch CATGTTTGCCTGGCTGTCCTGTCTGAGAACTCGAGGGGTGAGGAGGGCACCTCAGGAAGGTGTGATGATTGCTCCCCAGCAATGGAGAATTCTCTGCTTTACCACCTTGTCTCCGGTCTGCACAGACTCCTCTTGCCCCGCATCAGAcccatccctccttcctctgaCCTGGGGGCGCAGAGCCTTGATGGAAGGAACATCAGGAAAGACGTCAACTCAGCAAAAACAtgcaggagctggggaaggttTGCAGGAGGGGCTTTAATTGCCAAGAACCCAACCAGAAACAGAGGTGCCGGTCCAGGGGAGGCCAGCAGGGGAGAGGTGGTCAGGAActgtcctgggctgggggcagggcgggtggTTGGTTTCACTCCTTGGAGCGTCCAGCATCTTGGCAGACGCCAAAGTTCGTGTTGGTGATGGAGCCCACGAGGGACTTGTCTGCCTCGCATTTCAGGCCCCGCTCACAGGGACACTTGTAGTAAACTCCATAGAGTGTCTGCAGAGACATGGAGCCAGGGGAGTCACAGGCTGTTGGGGGCTACTTTGGGCATCACCTGCTTTGGGCCTGACCCCAGGAACCAGCGGGCCATCTGTCTTTTCAGATGGTGCTTCTCCCCCTGGTTGCCTCCCCCAGGGGGCTTGTGGGCCTGGAGGACTCGGGTTCTGGCTCCCACTCTGGCTCATTTGTTCCTTCTAACTACATCTCTCTGGGGAGCCCCTATTTATCCATCCATGAAATGGGAACACCAACCCATCTGCCCCCACCCATCTCTGGTCAGTCGTGAGAAACCATGGGACAGGAAAGTGCTTTGAAGCCTGTTGACCTTCCTCTCTTGTCTCAAGGTCCAGGCTGACCTCTTCCCTGATCCCATCCCCAAGCCTCCAGGGCCCCCCTGCTCTGGGCtgtcccccaacacacacacacacacacacacacacacacacactccttctgCACCCACCTTGGCAGAGCACTCGCTGTTCTCGCTGGCCTTGGGTGCGCAGCGGGCCAGGCTCAGTCCGCTTGTCCGGTGGCAGCATTTGCTCTTGCACTGGGCGCTGTTCATGCAGAGCTCGCCCTCTTCCTGCGGGGGCAGCTGTCAGCCAGGACTCCTCCCTCACGGGGTCCCCGCTGAGAGTgtctccctgtccccccaccctcaTGAGAAACTGGCAGTGTGGCAAGCAGAAGCAGTCCCAGGCTGTGGGAGCAGGGCACCCGCGTCTAGCGTTGGCCGCACGGCCAGCTCCCTGGGTGACCCCGGGAAAGTCACTGGCCCACGCTCTGCTTCAGTGTTCCCCTGGAAGGTGCACATGTGCCCCAAACAGGGGCTTCAAACCTCTCTGGGTCCACACCCTTTGAGCAAGGAGCCTGTGAAAATTAAGGACCATCTCCCTAGAAAACTCCCTCCCGTCACAGAATTCTGCACATAATCTCAGGGGGATTCTGTCCCCCAGGCCCGGGCATGGGACCAATTTAAGAACCTCTGGACAGGACGGGTGGCCCCAAAGGGCTTTCCCTGGTCTGC from Phyllostomus discolor isolate MPI-MPIP mPhyDis1 chromosome 4, mPhyDis1.pri.v3, whole genome shotgun sequence encodes the following:
- the CLPS gene encoding colipase; this translates as MEKILVLLLVTLAVAYAVPDPRGIIMNLEEGELCMNSAQCKSKCCHRTSGLSLARCAPKASENSECSAKTLYGVYYKCPCERGLKCEADKSLVGSITNTNFGVCQDAGRSKE